One window of Cervus elaphus chromosome 2, mCerEla1.1, whole genome shotgun sequence genomic DNA carries:
- the LOC122674955 gene encoding toll/interleukin-1 receptor domain-containing adapter protein isoform X3 yields MASSTSSPAPGSRSKKPLGKMAGWFRQALSRKPTKKPVSPESAPSAVSQPSSPHSPPSLGRSSEVSPVPTPSRGGAGGGGGGGGGGRWSKDYDVCVCHSEEDLAAAQELVSYLEGGAASLRCFLQLRDATPGGAIVSELCHALSSSHCRVLLITPGFLRDPWCRYQMLQALSEAPGAEGRTIPLMSGLSRAAYPAELRYMYFVDGRGPERGFRQVKEAVMRYLQTLG; encoded by the exons ATGGCATCATCAACCTCCTCCCCGGCTCCTGGCTCCAGGTCCAAGAAGCCTCTGGGCAAGATGGCTG GCTGGTTCAGGCAGGCCCTGTCGAGGAAGCCCACGAAGAAGCCCGTCTCCCCAGAAAGCGCCCCCAGCGCCGTTTCACAGCCGAGCTCACCGCACAGCCCCCCATCCCTGGGCCGCAGCTCAGAGGTGTCTCCCGTCCCTACACCGTCGCGCGGGggcgc cggcggcggcggcggcggcggcggcggcggccgctgGAGCAAGGACTACGATGTGTGCGTGTGCCACAGCGAGGAGGACCTGGCGGCCGCCCAGGAGCTGGTTTCCTACCTGGAGGGCGGCGCCGCCAGCCTGCGCTGCTTCTTGCAGCTCCGCGACGCCACCCCCGGCGGCGCCATCGTGTCCGAGCTCTGCCACGCGCTGAGCAGCAGCCACTGCCGCGTGCTGCTGATTACCCCGGGCTTCCTCCGGGACCCGTGGTGCAGGTACCAGATGCTGCAGGCGCTGAGCGAGGCCCCCGGGGCCGAGGGGCGCACCATCCCGCTGATGTCCGGCCTCAGCCGAGCCGCCTATCCCGCCGAGCTCCGATACATGTACTTCGTGGACGGCCGCGGTCCCGAACGCGGCTTCCGCCAAGTCAAGGAGGCTGTCATGCGGT ACCTGCAGACCCTTGGCTGA
- the LOC122674955 gene encoding toll/interleukin-1 receptor domain-containing adapter protein isoform X2 — MASSTSSPAPGSRSKKPLGKMAGWFRQALSRKPTKKPVSPESAPSAVSQPSSPHSPPSLGRSSEVSPVPTPSRGGAGGGGGGGGGGGRWSKDYDVCVCHSEEDLAAAQELVSYLEGGAASLRCFLQLRDATPGGAIVSELCHALSSSHCRVLLITPGFLRDPWCRYQMLQALSEAPGAEGRTIPLMSGLSRAAYPAELRYMYFVDGRGPERGFRQVKEAVMRYLQTLG, encoded by the exons ATGGCATCATCAACCTCCTCCCCGGCTCCTGGCTCCAGGTCCAAGAAGCCTCTGGGCAAGATGGCTG GCTGGTTCAGGCAGGCCCTGTCGAGGAAGCCCACGAAGAAGCCCGTCTCCCCAGAAAGCGCCCCCAGCGCCGTTTCACAGCCGAGCTCACCGCACAGCCCCCCATCCCTGGGCCGCAGCTCAGAGGTGTCTCCCGTCCCTACACCGTCGCGCGGGggcgc cggcggcggcggcggcggcggcggcggcggcggccgctgGAGCAAGGACTACGATGTGTGCGTGTGCCACAGCGAGGAGGACCTGGCGGCCGCCCAGGAGCTGGTTTCCTACCTGGAGGGCGGCGCCGCCAGCCTGCGCTGCTTCTTGCAGCTCCGCGACGCCACCCCCGGCGGCGCCATCGTGTCCGAGCTCTGCCACGCGCTGAGCAGCAGCCACTGCCGCGTGCTGCTGATTACCCCGGGCTTCCTCCGGGACCCGTGGTGCAGGTACCAGATGCTGCAGGCGCTGAGCGAGGCCCCCGGGGCCGAGGGGCGCACCATCCCGCTGATGTCCGGCCTCAGCCGAGCCGCCTATCCCGCCGAGCTCCGATACATGTACTTCGTGGACGGCCGCGGTCCCGAACGCGGCTTCCGCCAAGTCAAGGAGGCTGTCATGCGGT ACCTGCAGACCCTTGGCTGA
- the LOC122674955 gene encoding toll/interleukin-1 receptor domain-containing adapter protein isoform X1, translating into MASSTSSPAPGSRSKKPLGKMAGWFRQALSRKPTKKPVSPESAPSAVSQPSSPHSPPSLGRSSEVSPVPTPSRGGAGGGGGGGGGGGGGGGGGGGGGGGGGRWSKDYDVCVCHSEEDLAAAQELVSYLEGGAASLRCFLQLRDATPGGAIVSELCHALSSSHCRVLLITPGFLRDPWCRYQMLQALSEAPGAEGRTIPLMSGLSRAAYPAELRYMYFVDGRGPERGFRQVKEAVMRYLQTLG; encoded by the exons ATGGCATCATCAACCTCCTCCCCGGCTCCTGGCTCCAGGTCCAAGAAGCCTCTGGGCAAGATGGCTG GCTGGTTCAGGCAGGCCCTGTCGAGGAAGCCCACGAAGAAGCCCGTCTCCCCAGAAAGCGCCCCCAGCGCCGTTTCACAGCCGAGCTCACCGCACAGCCCCCCATCCCTGGGCCGCAGCTCAGAGGTGTCTCCCGTCCCTACACCGTCGCGCGGGggcgccggcggcggcggcggcggcggcggcggcggcggcggcggcggcggcggcggcggcggcggcggcggcggcggcggccgctgGAGCAAGGACTACGATGTGTGCGTGTGCCACAGCGAGGAGGACCTGGCGGCCGCCCAGGAGCTGGTTTCCTACCTGGAGGGCGGCGCCGCCAGCCTGCGCTGCTTCTTGCAGCTCCGCGACGCCACCCCCGGCGGCGCCATCGTGTCCGAGCTCTGCCACGCGCTGAGCAGCAGCCACTGCCGCGTGCTGCTGATTACCCCGGGCTTCCTCCGGGACCCGTGGTGCAGGTACCAGATGCTGCAGGCGCTGAGCGAGGCCCCCGGGGCCGAGGGGCGCACCATCCCGCTGATGTCCGGCCTCAGCCGAGCCGCCTATCCCGCCGAGCTCCGATACATGTACTTCGTGGACGGCCGCGGTCCCGAACGCGGCTTCCGCCAAGTCAAGGAGGCTGTCATGCGGT ACCTGCAGACCCTTGGCTGA
- the LOC122674955 gene encoding toll/interleukin-1 receptor domain-containing adapter protein isoform X4 — protein sequence MASSTSSPAPGSRSKKPLGKMAGWFRQALSRKPTKKPVSPESAPSAVSQPSSPHSPPSLGRSSEVSPVPTPSRGGAGGGGGGGGGRWSKDYDVCVCHSEEDLAAAQELVSYLEGGAASLRCFLQLRDATPGGAIVSELCHALSSSHCRVLLITPGFLRDPWCRYQMLQALSEAPGAEGRTIPLMSGLSRAAYPAELRYMYFVDGRGPERGFRQVKEAVMRYLQTLG from the exons ATGGCATCATCAACCTCCTCCCCGGCTCCTGGCTCCAGGTCCAAGAAGCCTCTGGGCAAGATGGCTG GCTGGTTCAGGCAGGCCCTGTCGAGGAAGCCCACGAAGAAGCCCGTCTCCCCAGAAAGCGCCCCCAGCGCCGTTTCACAGCCGAGCTCACCGCACAGCCCCCCATCCCTGGGCCGCAGCTCAGAGGTGTCTCCCGTCCCTACACCGTCGCGCGGGggcgc cggcggcggcggcggcggcggcggcggccgctgGAGCAAGGACTACGATGTGTGCGTGTGCCACAGCGAGGAGGACCTGGCGGCCGCCCAGGAGCTGGTTTCCTACCTGGAGGGCGGCGCCGCCAGCCTGCGCTGCTTCTTGCAGCTCCGCGACGCCACCCCCGGCGGCGCCATCGTGTCCGAGCTCTGCCACGCGCTGAGCAGCAGCCACTGCCGCGTGCTGCTGATTACCCCGGGCTTCCTCCGGGACCCGTGGTGCAGGTACCAGATGCTGCAGGCGCTGAGCGAGGCCCCCGGGGCCGAGGGGCGCACCATCCCGCTGATGTCCGGCCTCAGCCGAGCCGCCTATCCCGCCGAGCTCCGATACATGTACTTCGTGGACGGCCGCGGTCCCGAACGCGGCTTCCGCCAAGTCAAGGAGGCTGTCATGCGGT ACCTGCAGACCCTTGGCTGA